Genomic segment of Gemmatimonadota bacterium:
GTGCCCGACGGCACCCAAGGCGAACTCGTGATCGGCGGCATCGCACTCGCGCGTGGCTATTGGAAACAGCCCGAACTCACCGAGCAGCGATTCCCAACCCATCCGACCCTCGGCCGCCTCTACCGCACGGGTGACCTCGCAACTCGTAACTCCGACGGCGCCATTGTCTATCACGGCCGCGGCGACGCCCAAGTCAAACTGCGCGGCTATCGCATTGAACTCGGTGCTATCGAGTCCGCCCTCACTGCCTGCGATGGGGTTCGCGAAGCCGCATGCACCGTGCAGGGCGCCGAAGGTCGGCAAGTGCTCGTCGCGTTTATTGTACCAGATCGCGCCGACACGCCACCCGAGAGCGACTCGCTCCTCCAATCGCTCCGCACCTCGCTCCCCGACTACATGGTGCCCAAGCGCATCGGCGTACTCGAAGAGCTCCCCATCTCCAACAGCGGCAAACTCGACCGCAAAGCACTCCCCCGCCTCGACGACGCCGCCGACAACGCCGCCGATCCGTCCACACAGGACGATCACCCCACCGGCGAGGCTCCGCGCACTGCCACGGAATCGCGCATCGTCACGGCCATGCGCCACGCACTCGAGAGCCGAGGCCACGTCGGGGTCAACGATGACTTCTTCACTCGGCTCGGTGGCGACTCCCTTAGCGCCGCCGTACTGATCACCGCACTCCGCGAACACAGCGACACCGGCGTCCTCGACGTGCGCGACGTCTACGAAGCGCGCACCGCCGCCGCCCTCGCGCAACGCGCCGCCGCCGCAACTGCTCGCGCCAGCAACGGCGCCACGCCAGACGAAAGCGCAGCCGAACGCGCCACCACCGCCAACGCGCCGTCCCCAGACCGCAATGTCACCGGCGCCACGCTCGTGCAAGTCGCCTGGATCCTACGACGCATGGTGTTCGGCTCCGTCGTCGCTTGGTTCCTCGCCTTCGAAGCGTTCCCCTACCTCGTTTCCACCGTCGGACTCGTAAAGCTCCTGCTGCTCGCCGCGCCCCTGTCACTCCTTGGCATCGCCATTTACGCACCGCTCTCCGTACTGATCGCCAAGTTCACCAAGGAATCGCTCATCGGCCGCTACACCGCATGCCGCGCCGATGCGTGGAGCAGCCTGCACGTCCGCAACTGGATTGTGCAGCAGACGGTCAAAAGCATTCCCTGGTGGCTCATCGAAGGCACCGAGTTTCAGTCCATGGCACTGCGCGCGCTCGGCGCACGCATCGGCAAGCGCGTTCATATCCATCGCGGCGTAGACCTTCGGCAGGGCGGATGGGACCTCCTCACCCTCGGCGACGACGTCTCCCTCGGCCAGAACGTGTCGCTGCGTATCGTCGAACTGGATCAAGGGCAGATCGTCTTTGCGCCCGTCACCATTCGGGATCGCGCCACCGTTGAGGTACACAGCGGCGTGGGCGGCAACACCGCCATCGAAGAAGACGGCTATCTCTCAGCCGGCTCCTCACTCTCGCGCGGCGATGTCATTCCGCGCGGAAAACGGTGGGAAGGACTCCCCGCTCGCCCCGCCGGCGCGTCGCCGACCCAGCCGAACGTACCGGCCGATCAGCGCCAACTCTCGCCGGTGTCCGCCGCCTTGATGATGTTCGCCGCGCGCATCGCGCTCTCGGCGTTCATTGCACTCCCCACCGCACTCATCGCCATCACCGTCACCGTCGTGCGCGAAGTCGACACCCAAGGCTTCCTCGACTGGCTGTACGTCGATTCTACCAACGCCGAGATTATGCTCTCGTGGGTGCTCATCAGCATCCTCTCAGTGCCGATCGCGCTTGTGATGGAAGCGCTCGCCTGCCGCGTGATGGGCCGCGTGAACGAAGGCGTCATCGGGCGATGGACACCCGGCTATCTCCGCGTCTGGCTCAAACCGGTGCTCGTGGACAACGGATCTCGTTGGCTCTACGGCACCCTCTTCTGGCCGTCGTGGCTCCGACTCGCCGGAATGAAAGTCGGCACGGGCTGTGAAATCAGCAGTCTCATCGACACCGTCCCCGAACTCGTCTCCATCGGCAGCAAGACCTTCTGCGCCGACGGCATCTACCTCGCCGGCGCGGTGGTGCATCGCGGTACCGTCTCAGTGGCGCACACATCCATCGGCGCCGACTGCTTCCTCGGCAACGGCGCCATCGTCGAATCCGGCGTGCATATGCCCGACGACACACTCCTCGGCGTTTGCACCGTCGCCTCGCGCGCAGAACTTCGGTCTGGTTCCGCCTGGTTTGGCAATCCACCGTTCGAACTTCCGCACCGCGAAGTCATCGCATTCGACTCCGCTTTCACGTACGATCCCTCCCCGCTCCGCTACGCCTTCCGCGTCTGCTGGGAACTCGCCCGCTTTGCCGTCCCCGCCATTCCCGCGATGGTCGCGGCGTTCTGGTTCAACTGGCTCGCGGCCGAAGAAACGCTCTCGCTCCCCGTGCTCGTACTGTTCGCCGTCCCCGCCGTCACCCTGTGCGCCGCACTTCTCGTCACTCTGCTCATCATCGGTCTCAAGTGGGCGATGCTCGGCAAAGTGCGCCCCGGCGTGCATCCGTTGTGGAGTTCGTGGGCCAGTCGTTGGGACCTGATGTGCTTGGCCTGGAATGTCTTTGCCTCCGACATCGTCTCCGCGCTCGACGGCACGCTCTTGCTCAACGTGTTGCTGCGCCTCGTCGGCGTGCAGATCGGCAAACGGGTCCTCCTCGGCGCCGATTTCGCCGAAGACCTGCCCGACCCCGACATGCTCACCTTCGAGGACGGCGCCACCGTGGACTGCCTTTTTCAGGCGCACACGTTCGAAGATCGCGTGCTCAAAATGGATCGCATCACCATCCGACGCGGCGCAACGGTGGGACGCAACGCCGTTCTGCTGTATGGCGCGGACATCGGCGCTAACACACGCGTCGCCGCTCATAGCGTGGTGATGAAGCACGAGCACCTGCGCCCCAACCGCACCTACGCCGGCTTCCCCACCCGTCCCATCGACGGCGCCGAACGGTGACCCACGCATCATCGCACGCCGAGTCCGAGCGGCACCGTGCGGTGATGGAGGCGGCGGACGCTACGTCCGACTCGCACCGCAGTTCGCACCGCAGTTCGCACCGCAGTTCGCACCGCAGTTCGCACCGCAGTTCGCACCGCAGTTCGCACCGCAGTTCGCACCGCGAGCGATATCTCGCACTCGATGTGGCGCGCGGCTTCGCCGTTCTCGGCATGATCTGGATGCATCTCGTCCCCGCCGACGGCGCCACCACGCCGCTCGGTAATGCCGTCACGATTCTCACCCGTTTTCTCGAAGGAAAATCGGCGGCGCTCTTCTGTGTGCTCGCCGGCATCGCGTGGGAACTGCAAGCACAGCGCGTAGAATCGCCGCGCTACTTCCTGCGCCGCATCGTCACCCTCGCGTTGTTCGGCCTCGCACTGCACCTCGTGTGGCCCACTGAGATTCTCATTCCCCTCGCGCTGATGATGGCCGTCGCGCTGACAGTGCGCGCACGAGGAAACGCCGCACTCGTGGCACTCGCCGCTGTCACGGTGTGCGCCGCGCCACTGTTGCAGGCATGGCTCCGCCCCGAGATCGCCGCCGACTGGAGTTGGGGCGTCGGCGACACGCACCGCGCCGAACTCGGCGCCAGCTGGGCGACCGTGCGCTTTTTGTTGATCGACGGCAAC
This window contains:
- a CDS encoding amino acid adenylation domain-containing protein, which produces MRRTAPAAEPTLLHEFFIRAAARWPQHVAIDIPSGALRPVRHRTTYQELDRQSDAIAHRIAPAVTGESVVAVLLPRSSSHVYAAQLGVMKAGAAYTCCDLAFPDERLRDILADANPVAVLTDAGGRTRAINAGIPADRIVNVVELLHANPNPPAFTSPAWLTERNLAYVIYTSGTTGRPKGVMIEHQSVVNLVGSDIPYFQLSERDRCVQCSSPAYDSSVEETWIAFAVGATLVVMDEHDARLGPDIVPWLRRERITFFCPPPTLLRASGCNDPAAALPELKYVYVGGEALPQDLSDRWAGACALVNGYGPTECTVTVTRVQMRVGQPVTIGSPIQNVNAWIVDDALAPVPDGTQGELVIGGIALARGYWKQPELTEQRFPTHPTLGRLYRTGDLATRNSDGAIVYHGRGDAQVKLRGYRIELGAIESALTACDGVREAACTVQGAEGRQVLVAFIVPDRADTPPESDSLLQSLRTSLPDYMVPKRIGVLEELPISNSGKLDRKALPRLDDAADNAADPSTQDDHPTGEAPRTATESRIVTAMRHALESRGHVGVNDDFFTRLGGDSLSAAVLITALREHSDTGVLDVRDVYEARTAAALAQRAAAATARASNGATPDESAAERATTANAPSPDRNVTGATLVQVAWILRRMVFGSVVAWFLAFEAFPYLVSTVGLVKLLLLAAPLSLLGIAIYAPLSVLIAKFTKESLIGRYTACRADAWSSLHVRNWIVQQTVKSIPWWLIEGTEFQSMALRALGARIGKRVHIHRGVDLRQGGWDLLTLGDDVSLGQNVSLRIVELDQGQIVFAPVTIRDRATVEVHSGVGGNTAIEEDGYLSAGSSLSRGDVIPRGKRWEGLPARPAGASPTQPNVPADQRQLSPVSAALMMFAARIALSAFIALPTALIAITVTVVREVDTQGFLDWLYVDSTNAEIMLSWVLISILSVPIALVMEALACRVMGRVNEGVIGRWTPGYLRVWLKPVLVDNGSRWLYGTLFWPSWLRLAGMKVGTGCEISSLIDTVPELVSIGSKTFCADGIYLAGAVVHRGTVSVAHTSIGADCFLGNGAIVESGVHMPDDTLLGVCTVASRAELRSGSAWFGNPPFELPHREVIAFDSAFTYDPSPLRYAFRVCWELARFAVPAIPAMVAAFWFNWLAAEETLSLPVLVLFAVPAVTLCAALLVTLLIIGLKWAMLGKVRPGVHPLWSSWASRWDLMCLAWNVFASDIVSALDGTLLLNVLLRLVGVQIGKRVLLGADFAEDLPDPDMLTFEDGATVDCLFQAHTFEDRVLKMDRITIRRGATVGRNAVLLYGADIGANTRVAAHSVVMKHEHLRPNRTYAGFPTRPIDGAER
- a CDS encoding DUF418 domain-containing protein — protein: MTHASSHAESERHRAVMEAADATSDSHRSSHRSSHRSSHRSSHRSSHRSSHRSSHRERYLALDVARGFAVLGMIWMHLVPADGATTPLGNAVTILTRFLEGKSAALFCVLAGIAWELQAQRVESPRYFLRRIVTLALFGLALHLVWPTEILIPLALMMAVALTVRARGNAALVALAAVTVCAAPLLQAWLRPEIAADWSWGVGDTHRAELGASWATVRFLLIDGNYPVIPWLLFAIAGMRLFANGLPARARMRRWFMVSLFVLVDLQCWSWWTRTHPSALGAARFFLTDSWIPTTLPFVVLSGAAAFVLLTGLLSLNPTWIRRRLASVGALGRASLTHYVAHILMVYLPLRALWPDELWPVRYGVAALLVYVIAALPLSVLWFSRFRHGPL